Proteins encoded by one window of Rubrobacter indicoceani:
- a CDS encoding MFS transporter encodes MEDTGRWQALGLLALVLILAMTTWFSASAVVPQLRTDWNLSDSSAAWLTIAVQLGFVVGAVVSSLFNLADIVPPRYVIFGGTAGAALANGLLGFASGAAAGIPLRFATGFFLAGVYPPALKLMSTWFTTGRGVALGVLVGALTVGSATPHLVNGLGGLDWRVVIYATSILTLSGGFIAGFIVREGPNPFPKAVFAPRRAAAIFTDRGVRLASFGYFGHMWELYAMWAWFLVFYSDALAQVGVTSGSTAAYATFAVICIGALGCVAGGVLGDRWGRTKTTALMMSVSGACALFIGLLFGGPAWMILVVGLIWGFTVVADSAQFSTMCTELADQSYVGTVLTLQLALGFTLTVATIWLVPLAETLVGWQFAFVLLVPGPLLGLVAMLRLKSLPEARKIARGRG; translated from the coding sequence ATAGAAGATACCGGGAGGTGGCAGGCTCTCGGGCTTCTGGCGCTTGTCCTGATCCTCGCCATGACTACGTGGTTCTCGGCCTCCGCTGTAGTACCGCAGCTCCGCACCGACTGGAACCTCTCGGACAGTTCGGCCGCGTGGCTGACCATCGCCGTTCAGCTGGGCTTTGTTGTCGGGGCGGTTGTATCGAGCCTCTTCAACCTCGCAGACATCGTCCCTCCGAGGTACGTTATCTTTGGAGGGACGGCGGGCGCAGCCCTCGCGAACGGCCTGCTCGGTTTTGCAAGCGGGGCGGCAGCGGGCATCCCACTTCGCTTTGCGACCGGGTTCTTTCTGGCCGGGGTGTATCCCCCCGCGCTCAAGCTGATGTCCACGTGGTTCACAACGGGGCGCGGGGTCGCGCTCGGCGTGCTTGTAGGCGCCCTGACGGTCGGCTCCGCCACGCCCCACCTCGTAAACGGCCTCGGTGGCCTCGACTGGCGGGTCGTTATATACGCAACAAGCATCCTGACGCTATCCGGAGGCTTTATCGCAGGGTTTATCGTGCGTGAGGGGCCGAATCCGTTTCCGAAGGCCGTCTTCGCCCCCCGACGAGCGGCGGCGATCTTCACCGACAGGGGCGTAAGGCTCGCTTCGTTCGGATACTTCGGGCACATGTGGGAACTCTATGCGATGTGGGCGTGGTTTCTTGTTTTCTACTCCGACGCGCTGGCGCAGGTTGGGGTGACTTCCGGCTCGACGGCGGCGTACGCGACCTTCGCGGTTATATGCATCGGAGCCCTCGGGTGCGTAGCGGGTGGGGTGCTGGGCGACCGGTGGGGCCGCACAAAGACAACGGCCCTCATGATGAGCGTCTCGGGGGCGTGCGCGCTGTTCATCGGTCTGCTGTTCGGTGGTCCGGCGTGGATGATACTCGTAGTCGGGCTTATCTGGGGGTTCACGGTCGTCGCAGACTCGGCGCAGTTCTCGACCATGTGTACGGAGCTTGCGGACCAGAGCTACGTCGGCACCGTCCTGACCCTGCAACTGGCCCTCGGTTTCACCCTGACTGTGGCGACCATCTGGCTTGTCCCGCTCGCGGAGACCCTTGTGGGCTGGCAGTTTGCCTTTGTCCTGCTGGTTCCCGGCCCGCTTCTCGGCCTTGTTGCAATGCTCCGCCTGAAGTCGCTGCCGGAGGCGAGGAAGATCGCGCGCGGAAGAGGGTAA